In the Hordeum vulgare subsp. vulgare chromosome 7H, MorexV3_pseudomolecules_assembly, whole genome shotgun sequence genome, one interval contains:
- the LOC123409695 gene encoding uncharacterized protein LOC123409695, which produces MCQRRGADGPEELPASLSKMSSCTTIGVGRRILRLVLDKEAPVSTFMARAPTGEGRCILNPKLGAEAPMAAISCARVGDGRRGESGCAGSAGSEGVAGSTSSWTS; this is translated from the coding sequence ATGTGCCAGCGGCGGGGCGCTGATGGGCCAGAGGAGTTGCCAGCTTCGTTGTCGAAGATGTCCTCATGCACAACAATTGGCGTAGGGAGGCGCATCCTGAGGCTCGTGCTCGACAAAGAAGCGCCGGTGTCCACGTTCATGGCGCGTGCACCAACCGGCGAGGGCAGGTGCATCCTCAACCCGAAGCTTGGTGCAGAAGCCCCAATGGCCGCTATCTCGTGCGCCAGAGTCGGTGATGGAAGGCGCGGCGAGTCCGGCTGTGCGGGCTCCGCGGGCAGCGAAGGTGTCGCGGGCTCGACCTCCTCCTGGACCTCGTAG